From a single Thermodesulfovibrionales bacterium genomic region:
- a CDS encoding type II secretion system F family protein — translation MSRFRYAGYRTDGSKVEGVIEASELAEASIKLKELGIYPKLLIPEKKPSSKRESLVHITRQLSTLLGAGVSLVDALKSIAQECSPSLSGIINEIRDKVSGGTSLWKALEESKLFPEFYINMVKGAEMSGELSPVLEKIALYLESQENIRSRLKTAMIYPSIMLIVAAGMLFFIFLYVMPRIVKIFEDTRASLPLITKILIGITKFIKLFWFLIPLIIIVTIYGIRYLKNKKPELIDKLLLREPLGILLPLYISRFTKTLAFLLEGGVPVIKALEVSARTTGNRIIEKNILQASRTVAEGRRLSASLQGFPPVLVELIATGEKSGILIENLKKASTSYEEEFSRRLTSAINFLEPVMIIVMGIVVLFVVLGVVLPIFELNQLIRL, via the coding sequence ATGTCCCGTTTCAGATATGCTGGATACAGGACTGACGGCTCAAAGGTTGAAGGAGTAATTGAGGCCTCTGAGTTAGCAGAGGCCTCAATTAAATTAAAAGAACTGGGAATATATCCAAAACTTCTTATACCGGAAAAAAAGCCTTCATCAAAAAGAGAGAGTCTCGTCCACATAACAAGACAGCTTTCCACGCTCCTCGGTGCGGGTGTTTCCCTTGTGGATGCCTTAAAAAGTATTGCACAGGAGTGCTCTCCTTCTCTATCAGGGATTATAAATGAGATAAGAGATAAGGTCTCAGGAGGTACCTCTTTATGGAAAGCCCTTGAGGAGAGTAAGTTATTCCCCGAGTTTTACATTAACATGGTAAAGGGTGCTGAAATGAGTGGAGAGCTTTCCCCTGTTCTTGAAAAGATTGCCCTCTATCTTGAATCACAGGAAAATATCAGATCAAGGCTTAAAACAGCAATGATATATCCCTCTATAATGCTCATTGTTGCAGCAGGTATGCTTTTCTTTATATTTCTATATGTAATGCCACGGATTGTGAAGATCTTTGAAGACACCAGAGCAAGTCTCCCCCTTATCACAAAAATACTAATCGGTATAACAAAATTTATTAAACTCTTCTGGTTTCTTATACCTCTGATTATAATAGTGACTATCTACGGAATAAGATATCTAAAGAATAAAAAACCTGAATTGATAGATAAACTTCTTCTGAGAGAACCACTTGGAATCCTCCTGCCACTCTATATATCAAGATTCACAAAGACCCTTGCCTTTCTCCTTGAAGGCGGGGTACCGGTGATAAAGGCCCTAGAGGTATCAGCAAGAACAACGGGAAATAGAATTATTGAAAAAAATATCCTTCAGGCATCAAGAACAGTTGCAGAAGGTAGAAGGCTTTCAGCATCCCTTCAGGGATTTCCTCCTGTGCTCGTTGAGTTAATAGCAACAGGTGAAAAGAGCGGCATCTTAATAGAAAACCTTAAAAAAGCTTCAACCTCCTATGAGGAAGAGTTTTCAAGAAGATTAACATCAGCTATTAATTTTCTTGAACCTGTTATGATAATAGTTATGGGAATCGTTGTTCTTTTTGTTGTACTTGGTGTTGTCCTTCCAATATTTGAGTTGAATCAATTAATAAGATTATGA
- the ileS gene encoding isoleucine--tRNA ligase — protein MDYRDTLNLPKTDFPMKANLPERENDILKFWKERSIYEKLQSRDKRNTYILHDGPPYANGHIHMGHALNKVLKDIIIKYKVMKGYYAPFVPGWDCHGLPIELQVDKNLGQKKSQVSIPEKRKLCKEYAETFVHIQREEFIRLGVFGDWDKPYLTMDPQYEAAIVREFFEFVKRGNVYRGKKPVHWCPSCVTALAEAEVEYAVKESPSIYVKFRITDSDVERLFPELKGMDVYFIIWTTTPWTLPANLALAVHPEIIYIGIEKENSVNIFASTLPEEQRVRLNLQGRCVLEIKGSELEGTKAHHPFIDRLSPVLLADFVSFTEGTGIVHIAPGHGEEDYELGIKYGLSVYAPVDDRGNFTEEAGELKGEFVFKANERIIRILEEKGAVLHKEKYSHSYPHCWRCKKPVIFRATEQWFISMEKNDLRRRCLEEIEKVKWIPSWGKDRIYNMMLHRPDWCISRQRSWGVPITIISCTSCGEYIRDERFFEKTLELISKKGSDVWFTEPVEAFLPEGVRCEKCGNSTFKKEMDILDVWFESGVSHAAVLLNDNRLQWPSDLYLEGSDQHRGWFQSSLIASTGTRDSAPYRAVLTHGFVVDGQGRKMSKSLGNVIAPDDVIKRSGAEIVRLWVSAEDYREDMRLSEEIINRLVEAYRKIRNTARFLLGNIYDFDMKDYSTGLLEIDRWAMSRLQNLIKKAQEAYERFEFHEVFHSIYRFCVNDMSAFYLDILKDRLYTFKADSTERRAAQWVLYNILSSITRLIAPVLSFTAEEIWMHMPGEKEESVFLSKFPEPDQRFIDNSLEERWQRLIAVRDEVNKALEIKRKEKLIGNSLEARVVIYAPLEYYELLSGYRDFLPYLFIVSQVDLRTDKDQRGFYESEEIKELSIDIEKAEGKKCERCWNWSLSVGRFNDHPSICERCYNVIR, from the coding sequence ATGGATTACAGAGACACTTTGAATCTTCCAAAAACAGATTTTCCGATGAAGGCGAATCTTCCAGAACGTGAAAATGATATTTTGAAGTTCTGGAAAGAAAGGTCCATTTACGAGAAGCTTCAGTCCAGAGATAAAAGAAATACATATATCCTTCATGATGGTCCTCCCTATGCAAATGGTCATATCCACATGGGGCATGCTTTAAATAAGGTTCTCAAGGATATCATTATAAAATACAAGGTTATGAAGGGATATTATGCTCCTTTTGTTCCTGGATGGGATTGTCACGGCCTTCCTATAGAGCTACAGGTTGACAAAAATCTGGGTCAGAAGAAATCACAGGTCTCCATACCGGAGAAGAGAAAGCTCTGCAAGGAATATGCGGAAACTTTTGTTCATATTCAGCGAGAGGAATTCATAAGGCTCGGGGTTTTTGGTGACTGGGATAAACCATACCTTACTATGGACCCTCAGTATGAAGCAGCAATTGTCAGAGAGTTTTTTGAATTTGTAAAAAGAGGAAATGTCTACAGGGGTAAAAAACCAGTGCACTGGTGCCCATCCTGTGTCACAGCCCTGGCAGAGGCAGAGGTTGAGTATGCTGTAAAGGAATCTCCATCAATATATGTGAAATTCAGAATTACTGACAGTGATGTGGAGAGACTCTTTCCAGAGCTAAAAGGCATGGATGTTTATTTCATAATATGGACAACCACACCATGGACACTGCCTGCAAATCTTGCCCTTGCTGTCCATCCTGAGATTATCTATATTGGAATAGAAAAGGAAAATAGTGTAAACATATTTGCTTCAACACTTCCAGAGGAACAGAGAGTAAGGCTTAATCTTCAGGGAAGATGTGTCCTTGAGATAAAAGGTTCAGAACTTGAAGGAACAAAGGCTCATCATCCCTTTATTGATAGATTGAGCCCTGTTTTGCTTGCTGATTTTGTAAGCTTTACAGAAGGAACCGGAATTGTCCATATTGCGCCCGGTCATGGTGAGGAGGATTATGAATTAGGCATTAAATATGGTCTTTCTGTTTATGCACCTGTTGATGACAGGGGAAATTTTACAGAAGAGGCTGGAGAGCTTAAAGGAGAATTTGTATTTAAGGCAAATGAAAGAATAATAAGAATTCTTGAAGAAAAAGGAGCAGTTCTTCATAAAGAGAAATACAGCCACTCCTATCCTCACTGCTGGAGATGCAAGAAACCTGTGATATTTAGGGCAACAGAGCAGTGGTTCATATCTATGGAAAAGAACGACCTTAGAAGAAGATGTCTTGAGGAAATAGAAAAGGTAAAGTGGATACCTTCCTGGGGTAAGGACAGGATTTACAATATGATGCTACACAGACCTGACTGGTGTATCTCCAGACAGCGTTCCTGGGGTGTACCTATAACCATTATTAGCTGTACCAGCTGTGGTGAATATATAAGAGATGAGAGATTCTTTGAGAAGACACTGGAGCTTATTTCTAAAAAGGGTTCTGATGTCTGGTTCACTGAACCTGTAGAGGCCTTTCTTCCTGAGGGGGTTAGATGCGAAAAATGTGGAAATAGTACTTTCAAAAAAGAGATGGATATCCTGGATGTATGGTTCGAATCAGGTGTCAGTCATGCGGCTGTCCTTCTGAATGATAACAGACTCCAGTGGCCCTCCGACCTCTATCTTGAGGGAAGTGATCAGCACAGAGGATGGTTTCAGAGCTCCCTCATAGCCTCAACAGGAACCCGTGATAGTGCGCCTTACAGGGCAGTGCTTACCCATGGCTTTGTTGTTGATGGTCAGGGAAGAAAGATGTCCAAATCCCTTGGTAATGTCATTGCACCTGATGATGTGATCAAACGGTCAGGAGCAGAGATAGTAAGACTCTGGGTATCTGCAGAAGACTACAGAGAGGATATGAGGCTTTCAGAGGAGATAATTAATCGGCTTGTTGAGGCATACAGGAAGATAAGAAACACCGCGAGATTCCTTCTTGGAAATATCTATGATTTTGATATGAAGGATTACAGCACCGGTCTTCTCGAGATAGACAGGTGGGCTATGAGCAGGCTGCAGAATCTTATCAAGAAAGCTCAAGAGGCCTACGAGAGGTTTGAATTCCATGAGGTCTTTCACAGTATTTACAGATTCTGTGTAAATGACATGAGCGCCTTCTATCTTGACATCCTTAAAGACAGACTTTATACCTTCAAGGCTGACTCAACTGAGCGGCGTGCTGCTCAATGGGTTCTCTATAATATCCTCTCCTCAATTACAAGGCTGATTGCACCTGTTCTTTCCTTCACAGCTGAGGAGATATGGATGCATATGCCCGGAGAGAAAGAGGAGAGTGTTTTTCTTTCAAAGTTTCCCGAGCCAGACCAGAGGTTTATAGATAATTCCCTTGAGGAAAGATGGCAGAGGCTTATTGCTGTCAGGGACGAGGTAAATAAAGCACTTGAGATAAAGAGAAAGGAAAAGCTCATAGGGAATTCCCTGGAGGCAAGAGTGGTAATTTATGCACCCCTGGAGTATTACGAACTCCTTTCAGGATACAGAGATTTTTTACCTTACCTGTTCATTGTTTCACAGGTTGACCTCAGGACAGATAAAGACCAAAGGGGCTTTTATGAGAGTGAGGAGATAAAGGAGCTTTCTATAGATATTGAAAAAGCAGAAGGAAAAAAGTGCGAGAGGTGCTGGAACTGGAGTTTATCAGTCGGAAGATTCAATGACCATCCCTCAATATGCGAGAGATGTTATAATGTAATAAGATGA
- a CDS encoding DegQ family serine endoprotease yields MRKLLLTVSIFSIIAGLIAGLILASNLNIQSLVYSSPKIPKESVDFLTKTGEAMASIVEAVKPAVVNISTVKTVRLRDPFFDDPFFRRFFGEPFGIPRERRQTGLGSGVIVDPSGYILTNNHVIRGADEIRVTLFDKREFKGKVIGTDPKTDLAVVKIDAKDLPYLEFGDSDKLKVGELVIAIGNPYGLNQTVTMGIVSATGRANVGIADYEDFIQTDAAINPGNSGGALVNVRGELVGINTAIFSTTGGYQGIGFAIPSNMAKTVMEQLIKHKKVVRGWLGVSIQALTPEMKKHFGLKEDRGVLINQIFENSPAEKAGLKEEDIILQYNGKDITDPTQLRNLVAGTPPGKEVELKIFREGKTLSIKVTIEELPQEVVAARGEYENVLRGVVVQNITPEIRKELQLPSRVTGVIVTDISEDSPAQGYLQKGDVIMAINRTRVNNIKDYQNIVSKLKDGDVLLFIYRDGQTFHLTLSME; encoded by the coding sequence ATGAGAAAATTATTACTTACAGTATCCATATTTTCTATAATTGCAGGCCTTATTGCTGGTCTGATCCTTGCTTCAAACCTTAATATACAGAGTCTCGTTTATTCAAGCCCGAAAATTCCTAAAGAATCCGTTGACTTTCTTACAAAAACTGGAGAGGCAATGGCCTCTATTGTTGAGGCGGTGAAACCAGCAGTTGTCAATATCTCAACTGTTAAAACAGTAAGGCTGAGAGATCCTTTTTTTGATGATCCCTTTTTCAGAAGATTTTTCGGTGAACCATTCGGAATACCCAGGGAGAGAAGGCAGACAGGCCTTGGCTCAGGAGTTATAGTGGATCCATCTGGATATATACTCACAAATAATCATGTAATAAGAGGAGCTGATGAGATAAGGGTAACACTCTTTGACAAAAGGGAATTTAAAGGAAAGGTTATCGGAACAGATCCCAAGACAGACCTTGCTGTTGTGAAGATAGATGCAAAAGACCTTCCCTATCTGGAGTTCGGTGATTCCGATAAATTAAAGGTCGGGGAACTCGTGATAGCAATAGGTAACCCTTACGGACTCAATCAGACAGTTACAATGGGTATTGTCAGTGCCACAGGAAGAGCGAATGTTGGTATTGCAGACTATGAAGATTTTATCCAGACAGATGCTGCAATAAACCCGGGCAATTCAGGTGGTGCATTAGTTAATGTAAGGGGTGAGCTTGTGGGTATCAATACAGCCATATTCAGCACTACCGGTGGTTACCAGGGAATAGGTTTTGCAATTCCCTCAAACATGGCAAAGACTGTGATGGAACAGCTTATCAAGCATAAGAAGGTTGTTAGAGGATGGCTCGGTGTATCCATTCAGGCACTAACTCCCGAGATGAAGAAACATTTCGGTCTTAAGGAAGACAGGGGAGTTCTTATAAACCAGATATTTGAGAACAGTCCTGCTGAGAAGGCAGGCCTGAAGGAAGAGGATATAATTCTCCAGTATAATGGAAAGGACATAACTGATCCCACTCAGCTCAGAAACCTTGTGGCAGGCACTCCTCCTGGAAAAGAAGTAGAGTTAAAGATATTCAGGGAAGGAAAAACACTTTCAATTAAAGTGACTATAGAAGAATTACCTCAGGAGGTTGTTGCTGCAAGGGGTGAATATGAAAATGTCCTGAGAGGAGTAGTGGTCCAGAACATTACACCTGAAATTAGAAAAGAGCTACAGCTTCCTTCAAGGGTTACAGGTGTTATAGTAACTGATATATCGGAAGACAGTCCTGCACAGGGCTATTTACAGAAAGGTGATGTGATAATGGCAATAAACAGAACCAGGGTGAATAATATAAAGGATTACCAAAACATTGTCTCAAAACTTAAAGATGGAGATGTACTTCTCTTTATATACAGGGATGGCCAGACATTTCATCTAACCCTGTCTATGGAATAA
- a CDS encoding OsmC family protein: MKAKVIHVKGLQFVGESETGHAIVMDGDRAFGGENTGPRPMELLLLGLGGCTGMDVVSILQKKRQELEGLEIIVDGKKAEEYPKRFTDVNIEFRLKGKNLSEEAVKRAIELSMEKYCSVKATLEGDTKVSFKYTIIHED; encoded by the coding sequence ATGAAGGCAAAGGTCATACATGTTAAGGGTCTACAGTTTGTTGGTGAATCTGAAACAGGCCATGCAATTGTGATGGATGGAGACAGAGCTTTTGGAGGTGAAAATACAGGGCCAAGACCAATGGAACTTCTTCTCCTTGGTCTTGGTGGATGTACTGGAATGGATGTGGTATCAATCTTACAGAAAAAGAGGCAGGAGCTGGAAGGACTTGAGATAATTGTAGATGGTAAAAAAGCAGAGGAGTATCCAAAGAGATTTACTGATGTAAATATAGAATTCAGACTTAAGGGTAAAAATCTGTCTGAAGAGGCTGTAAAAAGGGCTATAGAGCTCTCGATGGAGAAATACTGTTCTGTTAAGGCAACCCTTGAGGGTGATACAAAAGTCTCTTTTAAATACACTATTATTCATGAGGATTAA
- a CDS encoding tetratricopeptide repeat protein, whose amino-acid sequence MSEARELFRKGKESIKKNWIRAYQYFLEAKNSDPSFIPVYSEIADLLYKRGFVKEAFSVIEEGMKVKPDDQMLLFAMANLYLSTGKPGPALRYYHRLYKELDNPPADIYFLMGLCHSLLGHYRKALALVKRAITMDHYLFEAHDLYGRLCIETGKYEEAESSYRYILQFDSEDSHAHYMLG is encoded by the coding sequence ATGTCAGAGGCAAGAGAGCTCTTCAGGAAAGGTAAGGAGAGTATCAAGAAGAACTGGATCAGGGCCTATCAGTATTTTCTTGAGGCTAAAAACTCTGATCCCTCCTTCATACCTGTTTATTCTGAGATAGCAGACCTCCTTTATAAAAGGGGATTTGTGAAGGAGGCATTCTCTGTTATAGAGGAGGGGATGAAGGTAAAACCCGATGATCAGATGCTTCTTTTTGCAATGGCAAATCTCTATCTCTCAACGGGCAAACCCGGACCTGCTCTGAGATATTACCACAGATTATACAAAGAGCTGGACAATCCTCCAGCAGATATTTATTTTCTTATGGGGCTGTGCCACAGTCTTCTCGGGCATTACAGAAAGGCACTGGCACTTGTAAAAAGGGCTATTACCATGGACCATTATCTTTTTGAAGCCCATGACCTCTATGGCAGACTCTGTATTGAAACAGGTAAATATGAGGAGGCAGAGTCCTCCTATAGGTATATCCTTCAGTTTGACAGTGAAGATTCTCATGCCCATTATATGCTCGGGAT
- the pssA gene encoding CDP-diacylglycerol--serine O-phosphatidyltransferase → MKKGIYILPNILTLIGMFFGFLSIVATMKGNYIHAAWAIVIANIFDGLDGFVARATGSSSRFGVELDSLSDLIAFGAAPALLIYRWTLQDFGRLGWAFSFFFLACGALRLARFNVQTAPGQSKAFTGMPIPAAATIMASVVIFHYQFHDYPPERSIPILLLTGLTSFLMVSTLRFHGLKEINLKSRRPLWFLLGFILIMLVIVIHPPVALFVFAMAYLLAGIIENIFLFLKEKRRKNEDNKGL, encoded by the coding sequence ATGAAAAAAGGAATATACATACTTCCCAATATTCTTACCCTTATAGGCATGTTCTTCGGTTTCCTGAGCATAGTTGCAACGATGAAGGGAAATTATATACATGCGGCCTGGGCTATAGTGATTGCCAATATCTTTGATGGACTTGATGGCTTTGTTGCGAGGGCAACAGGTTCATCTTCACGGTTTGGTGTTGAGCTCGATTCCCTTTCTGACCTTATCGCTTTCGGTGCTGCACCGGCACTGCTTATTTACAGATGGACTCTTCAGGATTTCGGAAGGCTTGGCTGGGCTTTCTCTTTCTTTTTCCTTGCCTGCGGAGCCCTTAGACTGGCAAGATTCAATGTCCAGACAGCTCCAGGTCAGTCAAAGGCCTTTACAGGAATGCCCATACCTGCTGCTGCAACCATAATGGCCTCTGTTGTTATATTTCATTATCAATTTCATGATTATCCACCTGAAAGAAGTATCCCCATCCTTCTGCTTACCGGGCTAACCTCCTTTTTGATGGTAAGTACACTAAGATTTCACGGTCTAAAGGAGATAAATCTAAAGAGCAGGAGACCTTTATGGTTTCTTCTGGGCTTTATTCTCATTATGCTCGTCATTGTGATTCATCCACCTGTAGCACTTTTTGTATTTGCAATGGCATACCTTCTTGCTGGTATAATTGAAAATATCTTTTTATTTCTGAAGGAAAAGAGGAGAAAAAATGAGGATAATAAAGGTCTTTGA
- the lspA gene encoding signal peptidase II yields MIKRLSFILFFIFLDQFTKYLIRENLEPHEIIRVIPGINIVHVTNTGAAFGILKGAGNNFFIIITFLAIFLILYLLIKEKKHFLPYSLILSGATGNLLDRIFIGHVTDFIDLYAGRFHWPAFNVADSCLTVGVIILGIQLFLGERNNHVRGKRALQER; encoded by the coding sequence ATGATAAAGAGACTATCCTTTATACTTTTTTTTATCTTCCTCGACCAGTTTACAAAATATCTTATAAGGGAGAACCTTGAACCTCATGAGATAATAAGGGTTATTCCTGGCATCAATATAGTTCATGTCACTAATACAGGTGCAGCCTTTGGAATACTCAAGGGTGCTGGAAATAATTTTTTTATAATCATAACTTTTCTTGCAATCTTTCTTATCCTTTATCTTCTTATAAAGGAAAAAAAACATTTCCTTCCTTACAGTCTTATTCTTAGCGGAGCTACAGGGAATCTCCTTGACAGGATATTCATAGGTCATGTAACTGATTTTATAGACCTTTATGCAGGAAGATTTCACTGGCCTGCCTTTAATGTTGCTGATTCCTGTCTTACTGTTGGAGTTATAATTCTCGGAATTCAGCTTTTTTTAGGTGAAAGGAATAATCATGTCAGAGGCAAGAGAGCTCTTCAGGAAAGGTAA
- a CDS encoding phosphatidylserine decarboxylase family protein → MIRFAPEGYPFIVTAFLIAVFFLIAGLKIPFILSLPVLFFLLFFFRDPERIPPPDEGIFVAPADGKVITIKKVFEDRYLMKDTWMVSIFMSPLDVHVNRSPQKGIVKKVVHNRGKFLAAYRDEASIKNENIEMVLETPYGEILVRQVAGVIARRAVCRAKEGDVLKIGQRYGMIKFSSRLDTYLPSDTDITVKLADRVKAGESIIGRIR, encoded by the coding sequence ATGATAAGATTTGCTCCTGAGGGCTATCCTTTTATAGTTACTGCTTTTTTAATAGCAGTTTTCTTTCTGATAGCAGGATTAAAGATACCATTCATTCTGAGCTTGCCTGTTCTTTTTTTTCTGCTCTTTTTTTTCAGGGATCCTGAGCGGATTCCTCCACCAGATGAGGGTATCTTTGTTGCTCCTGCTGACGGAAAAGTGATAACAATAAAAAAGGTCTTTGAGGACAGGTACCTTATGAAAGATACCTGGATGGTGAGTATATTCATGTCTCCCCTTGATGTCCATGTGAATCGCTCCCCTCAGAAGGGGATAGTAAAGAAGGTGGTTCATAATAGAGGAAAATTCCTTGCCGCTTACAGGGATGAGGCATCCATAAAAAACGAGAATATAGAAATGGTTCTTGAGACCCCCTACGGTGAAATACTTGTCAGGCAGGTTGCAGGTGTTATAGCAAGAAGGGCAGTATGCAGGGCTAAAGAAGGCGATGTGCTCAAAATAGGTCAGCGATACGGAATGATAAAATTCAGCTCAAGGCTTGATACATACCTTCCATCTGATACCGATATAACCGTGAAACTTGCAGATAGGGTAAAGGCAGGAGAGAGTATCATAGGAAGGATAAGATGA
- a CDS encoding 2-isopropylmalate synthase, translating to MRIIKVFDTTLRDGEQSPGASMNVDEKLQVAGQLQRLGVDIIEAGFPIASPGDFEAVKRIASEIKGVTIAALARARDEDIERAAEALRSAEQGRIHTFIATSDIHLQYKLRLSREAVLEAAIRAVKKARQFTDDVEFSAEDATRSDRDYLCRVLEAVIEAGARTVNIPDTVGYAIPQEFGELIEYIKNRVPNIDKAVISVHCHNDLGLAVANSLTAILKGAGQVECTINGIGERAGNAAMEEIVMALKTRPKYFEADTKIITQEIYKTSRLVSKITGMVVQPNKAIVGANAFAHEAGIHQDGFLKERSTYEIMRPEDVGIPQSKLVLGKHSGRHAFKARLEELGYRLSEEELNRAFERFKRLADQKKYIFDEDIETLVSEEVSKIPEVYRLIELSVTSGTTTKPTARIKLGVNNSVIERTEQGDGPVDAVYKAISAVTETKSELLKFEVKSITGGTDALGEVTVTLDEGGHTVRGHGADTDIIVAAAKAYINALNKLAIRKR from the coding sequence ATGAGGATAATAAAGGTCTTTGATACAACACTGAGGGACGGTGAACAGTCTCCAGGTGCTTCAATGAATGTTGATGAAAAACTCCAGGTAGCTGGCCAGCTCCAGAGACTGGGGGTTGATATAATTGAGGCTGGTTTTCCCATTGCATCTCCTGGGGATTTCGAAGCTGTAAAGAGGATTGCCTCTGAGATAAAGGGTGTGACCATCGCTGCCCTTGCCAGAGCAAGGGATGAAGATATTGAGAGGGCAGCAGAGGCACTCAGGTCTGCTGAACAGGGAAGGATCCACACCTTCATTGCCACCTCTGATATCCATCTCCAGTATAAACTCAGGCTTTCAAGAGAAGCTGTTCTTGAGGCAGCTATAAGGGCAGTGAAGAAGGCAAGACAGTTTACTGATGATGTTGAATTTTCTGCAGAGGATGCAACACGCTCAGACCGGGATTATCTCTGCAGGGTCCTAGAGGCAGTGATAGAAGCTGGAGCGAGGACAGTTAATATACCGGATACCGTTGGATATGCAATACCTCAGGAGTTTGGTGAACTCATTGAGTATATAAAGAACAGGGTTCCAAATATTGATAAAGCAGTTATATCAGTTCACTGCCATAATGACCTTGGTCTTGCGGTTGCCAATTCCCTTACGGCAATACTGAAAGGTGCAGGGCAGGTGGAGTGTACCATAAATGGTATAGGTGAGAGGGCTGGTAATGCGGCAATGGAAGAAATAGTAATGGCTCTTAAGACAAGACCAAAATACTTTGAGGCTGACACAAAGATAATAACCCAGGAAATATACAAGACAAGCAGGCTGGTATCAAAGATTACAGGTATGGTTGTTCAGCCAAACAAGGCAATTGTTGGTGCCAATGCCTTTGCCCATGAGGCTGGTATACATCAGGATGGATTCCTTAAGGAGCGTTCTACCTATGAAATAATGAGACCAGAGGATGTTGGAATACCTCAGTCAAAACTCGTCCTTGGAAAGCATTCGGGAAGACATGCCTTTAAGGCAAGGCTTGAGGAACTCGGGTACAGGCTTTCTGAGGAAGAGCTCAACCGTGCCTTCGAAAGATTCAAGCGCCTTGCAGACCAGAAGAAATATATCTTTGATGAGGATATTGAGACCCTTGTATCAGAAGAGGTCTCTAAGATTCCAGAGGTCTACAGACTCATTGAACTTTCTGTCACCAGCGGTACAACCACAAAACCAACTGCAAGGATAAAGCTGGGTGTAAATAATAGTGTTATTGAAAGAACAGAGCAGGGAGATGGCCCTGTTGATGCTGTCTACAAGGCAATATCAGCTGTGACAGAGACAAAAAGCGAGCTTCTCAAGTTTGAAGTAAAGAGCATAACTGGTGGTACAGATGCACTCGGCGAGGTTACTGTAACCCTTGATGAGGGAGGTCACACTGTAAGGGGACACGGTGCTGACACTGATATTATTGTAGCCGCTGCAAAGGCTTATATAAATGCCCTTAATAAGCTTGCAATAAGAAAGAGATAA
- the ilvC gene encoding ketol-acid reductoisomerase, protein MMVRIYYDKDANISILKGKKIAIMGYGSQGHAHANNLRDSGMDVIIGVRKGSSWEKATNANFQVMTPPEAAKVADIVMMLLPDEYMADIYKSDIQPYIKKGAYLAFAHGFNIHYGQIVPSPDTNVFMVAPKGPGHLVRSEYTKGSGVPCLIAVHQDPSGNTKEIALAYASAIGGGRAGIIETTFREETETDLFGEQVVLCGGLTALITAAFETLVEAGYSPEMAYFECLHEVKLIADLIYEGGISTMRYSISNTAQYGDLTRGPRIINETVKAEMKKILKEIQSGEFAREWVLECRANKPVFNALTRKGEQHPIEEVGARLRAMMPWLKRDRLVDKSKA, encoded by the coding sequence ATGATGGTCAGGATTTATTACGACAAGGATGCAAATATATCAATTCTTAAGGGAAAGAAGATTGCCATTATGGGATACGGCAGCCAGGGACATGCCCATGCTAATAATCTTAGAGATAGCGGAATGGATGTAATAATTGGTGTGAGAAAGGGTTCAAGCTGGGAAAAGGCAACGAATGCCAATTTTCAGGTAATGACCCCTCCCGAGGCTGCAAAGGTTGCTGATATTGTAATGATGCTTCTTCCTGATGAATATATGGCGGATATATATAAGTCAGATATCCAGCCTTATATAAAAAAAGGTGCCTATCTTGCCTTTGCCCATGGCTTTAATATCCATTACGGTCAGATAGTGCCATCTCCTGATACAAATGTCTTCATGGTTGCTCCAAAGGGACCTGGTCATCTTGTAAGGTCTGAATATACAAAGGGAAGCGGTGTTCCCTGTCTCATAGCAGTGCATCAGGATCCCTCAGGAAATACAAAAGAGATTGCCCTTGCCTATGCCTCTGCCATTGGAGGAGGAAGGGCAGGTATAATTGAGACAACCTTCAGAGAGGAGACAGAGACAGACCTTTTCGGAGAACAGGTTGTGCTCTGCGGAGGTCTCACAGCTCTCATAACAGCTGCCTTTGAGACCCTAGTTGAGGCAGGATATTCTCCTGAGATGGCTTATTTCGAATGTCTTCATGAGGTGAAGCTCATAGCAGATCTCATATATGAAGGTGGCATAAGCACCATGAGATATTCTATCAGCAATACTGCCCAGTACGGTGATCTTACAAGGGGTCCAAGAATTATAAATGAAACTGTAAAGGCCGAGATGAAGAAGATTCTTAAAGAAATACAATCAGGAGAATTTGCAAGGGAATGGGTTCTTGAATGTAGAGCAAACAAGCCAGTATTTAATGCCCTTACGAGAAAGGGTGAGCAACATCCCATTGAAGAGGTTGGAGCAAGGTTGAGAGCCATGATGCCATGGCTTAAAAGGGACAGGCTTGTAGATAAATCAAAGGCATGA